A region of the Flintibacter sp. KGMB00164 genome:
CATCTGGCCGACCCCAACTTCCACGACCACCACGACCACTTCACCAACTCCACCCCCGAGTCGGAGTGGAAGAGCTGCCTGGAGCACGCGGCCAAGATCGGCCTGGGCTCCCGGGAGTATGAACTGATTGAGATGTAAAGGATAGAAACTTGCCCCGCCTGACTCTCCAGGCGGGGCGTTTTCTGTTTACTTTGCCCCGAAAGTCTGGTACAATCAGAGGGCAAAGGGAGGCTGTCATGAAAGAGAAGATCCTGTACTACTGTACCGAATGTGGAAATGAGACCCCCAAGTGGCAGGGCAAGTGCCCGGCCTGCGGGGCTTGGAATACGATTGTGGAGCGCCCGGCGGAGAAGTCCTCCAAAAAGGGACCGGTGCGCTCAGTGGGCAGCGGCCTGGGGGTGGCGGTGAACCGCCCCAAGCCCATCGCCCAGGTGGAGACCACCGATGAGCTGCGCTTTCCCACCGGAATGGGAGAGCTGGACCGGGTGCTGGGCGGGGGAGCCGTGAAGGGTTCCCTGGTCCTGGTGGGCGGCGCGCCGGGCATCGGCAAGTCCACCCTGATGCTCCAGATCTGCGGCTCTCTGTGCCGGTTTGCCAACGTGTTGTACGTCTCCGGTGAGGAATCCGAGCGGCAGATCAAGCTGCGGGCCGAACGGCTCAAAGTAGGCGGGGAGGGGCTGTACCTCCTGTCGGAAACCAGCCTGGACAACCTGGTGGATGCCGTACACGAATTAAAGCCCGATATTCTGATTGTCGACTCCATCCAGACCCTCTACCACGGGGACCTGTCCGCTTCGCCGGGCAGCGTGAGCCAGGTGAAAGAGTGCACCATGGCCCTGATGCAGCTGGCAAAAGGGGAGGGGCTCACCATTTTTGTCATTGGCCACGTGAATAAGGAGGGCTCCATCGCCGGACCTAAGGTGCTGGAGCACATGGTGGACTGTGTGCTCTACTTTGAGGGCGAGCGGCACATGTCCTACCGCATCCTCCGGGCGGCCAAAAACCGCTTCGGCGCCACCAATGAAATTGGTGTGTTTGAAATGGAGGACGGCGGGCTCAGCGAGGTGCCCAATCCCTCGGAAACCCTGCTGGCCGGACGTCCGGAGGGCGTGCCCGGTTCCTGCGTCACCTGTGTGATGGAGGGCGTTCGTCCGGTATTGGCCGAGGTACAGGCCCTGGTCGTGCCCAGCAGCCTGGGTAACCCCCGGCGGGTGAGCAATGGCTTTGAGTATAACCGGGCCATGCTGCTGCTGGCCGTGCTGGAGAAACGGGGCGGCCTGCTGCTGGGAGGCTGCGACGCCTATTTGAACGTGATCGGCGGCCTGTCGTTGGACGAGCCTGCCGCCGACCTTGCCGCCATGATGGCCATGGCGTCCAGTTTTCGAGACAAGCCGGTGCCCAGCGACCTTGCCGCCATCGGTGAGGTAGGACTAACCGGAGAGCTGCGTGCCGTGAACACCTTGGGGCAGAGGCTGTCCGAGGTACGGCGTCTTGGCTTTACCAAATGCCTGATCCCCAAGCGCACCCAGGGGAAGCTGGTGGTGCCGGAGGGGCTGGAACTCATCCGGGTGGCCAACATCCGGGAGGCTCTGGCGGCCTTGCTGTAAGGGCTGACCAGCCAAGGGCACAAAGTTGACACAGCCATAGCCGGGTCGGCCCCAGGAGCCGGCCCGGACCAATTCACATAGCCCATCCCGCTGATAGACGCAGGGGTCGGTGCAGTGGATCAAACTCATGGACACACACCTCCAAAAAACGGGTGTCCAAAGTATGTCCGCCGCGCCGCCGCTTTATCCGGCGGGACAGATCATCCGAAAGGAGGGGCCGCAGGGGCCTGTTTTTGGGTAAACTTATAAGTCAACAAAATAAAAATTTTGTTGACTAGAGTGGAGGCTAAAACGTCCTCTGCCCTGGATTTGCCCGATTTTGGCCGGTTTTCGGCCATCCCGGCGGCCGCCGCAATATGATAGATTATCGTACCGAAGCACCACCCATTTTACGTGATTTTCTTGTTTATCACGAGACCATTCAGGGCCACTCCCGGGCCACCGTGGACGAATACTTTCTGGACCTGCGCAGCTTTTTCCGATTTCTCAAGCTGGACAAAGGCCGCGTGGCCAAGGACACGCCGTTTGATGAGATCTCCATTGACGACGTGGATCTGGATCTGGTCCGCGGCGTTACGCTCAGCGATGTGTACGCCTATATGAACTATCTGTCCCGGGACCGCGCGGTCCATCCCAACAGCTCTGACGCCCACTACGGCCTGGCGCCTGCCGCTCGTGCCCGCAAAGCCGCCGCCATCCGTTCCTTTTATAAATACCTCTCCAGCAAGGCCAAGCTCATCACTGAAAACCCCATGCAGGACCTGGACGCACCACGGCTGAAAAAGACGCTGCCCCGTTACCTGAATCTGGATGAGAGCGTGGAACTGCTCAGCCATGTGGACGGCCCCAACCAGGTGCGTGATTACTGTATCCTAACTCTGTTTCTCAACTGCGGCCTGCGAATCTCCGAGCTCATCGGCCTGAACGTCACCGATGTGCGCGGCGATCAACTGCGCGTGTTAGGCAAGGGTAACAAAGAGCGTGTTCTCTTTTTGAACGAGGCCTGCCGCTCCGCCCTGGACGACTGGATGACGGAGCGCTCCACCCTCACCCTGCTGGATCAGAACGCCCTGTTCGTCACCCCCCGCAACCGCCAGCGCATCACCCGGGCGGCGGTCCATAAGCTGGTAAAAAAGCACCTGTCCGCTGCCGGGCTGGACAGCACCAAGTACTCCTCCCACAAGCTGCGCCACACCGCCGCCACCCTGATGCTGCAAAACGGCGTGGACGTGCGCACCCTTCAGGAAGTTCTGGGCCACGATCACCTGAACACCACGCAGATCTACACCCACGTGGACAACGACGATCTGCGCACCGCCGCCCGGGCAAATCCCCTGGCTAAGGTGCGGAAACCGAAAAAAGAAGCTAAACAACAGGATGAATAGATGGAAAACGACAGAAAACGGCGGCGCAGGATGCGCCGCCGTTTTTATAGCTGGACTCCCCTCTCTCAATCTACCTTTATATCCAGAACCTTATACAGGAGGAAAAGTATAATTATTCCGCCCACAGCCATCAAAATATGAATCTGAAACAGAGATTTTGTCAGGAGAGCATTGACTCCCATGCAGATCAGCAGCAAAACAAAGATCAGAGAAAACAGTGATAAAAGTCCTTTCTTATCGGAACCGCTGCTAATATGAAAGGTATTTTTAGAGATCGTATAAAAGAGCAAAAAGGCTCCTGCAATACATAAAACGGCACAGAGCATATTTCCTACTGTGACCGAAATATACGGCAGCGTATAGGCTCCGATCCTCTGCTCCACCAGTTGAAAGACAACCCAGATGCCCAGCAGCACGTCGGCAGCAAGCAGGACATCTCGCACCAATGTCAGGATATATTCGGTTGTACGTACCTTTGGAATCTCGGCAATCACCCGGTCACAGAACCCCTGCATATCCTCTCCGATAATGTTCTTTGCCGTCTCTCCCCTTTTCTCACCCTCCACAATCATCTCCCAGATATCCCGGCGCACCTGTTCTTGATCATAGGAGCTGATGTTAGCTGAACGAATATAAACAATGAGGTCGGTCAAGACAGCCAGGTTCTCCTGATTTTGAATTTGCTCCTCTAATTTATTATTTTCCTTGCGCAGACGGTCGGTTCGCTTACTCACCTGATACTCCTCCTTTCATATCTTCCATCAGATGATGGACTGCGTTGGACAGTTCACAATAACTCTGAAAAAAGTCGTTCAAGGCCTCCTGTCCGGTGGGGGTCAACTGATAATACTTCCGTCTAGGACCCACATCAGAGGTTTTGTAGGTGGCACAGATAGAGCCATTTTTCTCCAGCCGAAGCAGCAGAGGATAGATGGTACCCTCTGTAATCTTGCCAAATCCATACGCCATAAGCTGCTGGGATATTTCATATCCATAGGTCTCCTGTTTGCTGATGATGGCCAGCACACAGCCTTCCAGGGTTCCTTTTAGCATTTGGGATGGGATCACAAGCTCACCTCCTCGCTAACTTGCAAAGCATAGTAGCTAACTATATTGTAATGCAAGGTAATGGTGATGTCAAGACTCTCAAGTCAGGACCCCCGGCTAAGCCGGGGGCTTGAGTAAGCCCTAGAAGGGCACAATACGGACAACGCCCCTAAAGGGGCCGCGAATGGGTCGGCCAACTGCATTGCTGACTCATGGCCGGCCCCTGAAGGGGCTATTTTTATGCCTTGGGATTCTTGCTACCCGTAAACGGATCGATAAATTCCTTGATACTGATTTGGTCCGCGATCTTGTCCTCCTCTAATTGACTCCGTATGTACTCTTGTATCTGCTTTTTATTTCGCCCTACTGTGTCCACATAGTACCCTCTTGCCCAGAAATGCCTGTCTCCGTACTTGTATTTTAAATTCGCATGCCGGTCGAATATCATCAGGCTACTTTTTCCTTTGAGATACCCCATGATTTGTGATACACTGTACTTGGGCGGTATGCTGATTAGCATGTGAATATGGTCTGGGCATGCTTCTGCTTCTATAATTTCCACACCTTTTTGCTCGCATAGTTTCCGCAGAATTTGTCCAACATCCTTCTTGATCTGTCCATATATGGCTAGCCGTCTGTATTTGGGGGCAAATACGATATGGTATTGACATCTCCATGTCGTATGCTGCAAATTCCCTATATCTTTTTCTTTCATCGAAAAAACCTCCTGGTGATTGTTGTTGCAGTTGGCCGACCGCAACTTCCATTCTACCAGAAGGTTTTTTCACTATTTAATTCTTTTTATTCTCCCCAGCATAGCTGGGGGTTTTCGTTGCGCTAAAGCGGCAACAATAAAAATGCGCCGGAAACTTGGCTCTGCCAAGTTTCCGGCGCATTACCTCTTCCCTATCCCCTCTTACATTTCACCTTTACTAGCTCCGTTCCAAGCCGCCAAAGAGGCAGCAGATAGAGGAAAAACGCAAAGCAGATGCTAACCATAGGCGCTCCCACCGAGGCCAGCGGCACTCCGGCTGCGATAGACCAGGGGATCAGCGGCGCCGCTACCACCGCCGTATCCTCCAGGGCGATGGCGGTCTCCTCCCGGCTGGGCTGGGCGTCCTTGCACAGCTGGTGGGTCAGGATGATGGCCAGCGTCTGATTGCAGGCCACGGCAGAGGCCAGCACGCCGGTGCACAGCATGGCCCCGTAGGGGGTGATGCGCCGGCTGAGAGTCAGAATGGCCTGCTGCAGCCCGTCCAGCAGCCTGGTTTTTTGGAAAATGCCCGAGTAAGCCGAGGAGATGCACACGATGACGGCAACCTTCACCATAGAAATGACTCCGCCGCCGTTGAGCATGGCCCCCACCGCCTCCTCCCTGGCCTGGTAACCAAGCAGGGCGCAGTGCAGCAGCTCCACCGGCTGGACCCGCTGGAGAAGCAGGCAGATGGGAATAGCGGAGAGAATACTGGCCCCCATGGCCCACTTCACCGGCACCCGGCCCAAAGCCAGCGCGAAAATCACCAGAGCGGGCAGCAGCGCGATCCAATGCAGTTGAAATTCCGTCTCAAACAAAGCAGCCAGATCCAAAGAGGTCTGGGTGTGCGGTGTGGCCATGCCCACAAAAAGGTACAGCAGACTGGTCACCACAAAGGGCAGCCAGGAGGTGCGCAGCATGGCCCGGATGTTGTCAAAGATGCTGGTCTGGGTAAGCTCTGCCACCAGCAGAGCGCTGGTGGACACAGGAGAGCACCGGTCTCCGAAGAACACGCCGGAGAGTACTGCGCCTCCGATCAGCACCAGAGGTACTCCCATGGCTGTGCCCAGAGTGGCGCAGATGACTCCCATAGTGGCCGCCGCGCCAAAGGCGGTTCCGGTGAGCACTGATACCAAACAGTTGAGCAAAAAGGTCATCATAAGGAACACAGAGGGCTGGATAAAGGGCGTGGTATAGCTGATGATGGCCGGAATGGTACCCGAGGCCCGCCACAGGGCGGTGAGCACGCCGATGAGCAGGAATGTGACCAGAATGTTCCGGGCGGTTTTGACTCCGTCCAGACACATACTCCCCAGCTCCCGCCAGCCATAGCCCCGCCTGCGTCCGTAAGCCAAAAAGATGACCAATCCCACCGCCAGAGCGTACAGAATGGACCAGTTCAGAGCCACGCACACCACCAGAGCAGCACAAAACAGCAGCAGCGTCAGCGTTTCCACGTCTCCATCTCCTCTCTCTCCTGCCAATTAGCATAGCACACCCAGCTCCAAATGAAAAGAGGGCAGACAAGCGCGCCGGGAACCTGGATGTCCCCCAGATTCCCGGCGCGGTCAATCGTAAGGCGTTTTGTTATGAATCTGCCCGCCGGACGGTAAGGAAATAGTGCTCTGTCTCCGCTTCCAGCTCTACGGTCTTGATGCCTGCGTCCAGGTCAAAGCCGAAGTTCTGCCATAGAATTTCGATCTGTCCCCGGTCCTCCAGGGTGGCAGTCTGCTCCGTACACACGAGGTTAGAGCCCAGGGTGGTCATCAGGTCGTAACCCCGTGCCCCCTCGTTGGCCCGGTCGCAGTTATAGTTGTAGCTGCCCTCTTTTTTCATAGAGGCGGTCACCGTAAGGCTGCCCCCGGCGGGGACCGTTACCTGGGTTTCCAGCCAGCACACCCGCTGGATGCCCTCCGCGTCGGAGGCCACATCCTCCAGCCAGCCGGAACTGTATCGCGATTTTTCCTGGGCAGTCAGCCCGCCATAGGCCAGCAGCTGTTCTAAAACCACACGGTAATAGAGTTCAAAGTCCACCTGGGTTTCCCGGCCATTGGTCATCCGGGTCAGCACCTCCCGCAGCATGGTATCAAGGTCGCTCTCGTACCGCTCCACGGTGATGCCGCACCCCTCCAGCTGTGGGGTATCCTCATCCACGCCGCCGGTGACATAGCCTCCCACGGTCAGATTCTTAATGTCCTCCCCGATCACCAGCAGATAGAAAGGTTCCCCATAGTTGGACTCCCGCTCTTCCGGGATGGAGAAGCCCTGGACCATAGCGCCGCTCTCCGGATCATACCGGCAGGCATGGAAGCCATAGGTCAAAACACGGGTTTTATTGTAATCCAGATCAAAGGCTGCACGAATGGTGGGATTGGATGTCTCTCCTCTGTCCTCGGGCGCGTAGGGGGCAGTGAATTGATAGACCGTCACAGAGATTCCGCTTACATCGGGGGCCGTCCCCAGAGCACGAGCCAGATAGCTGCCGTCGGAGAGCAGATCCCGGTAGTTCTCCCAACTCTCTGGGGCATCCAGATTGATGCTGCCCCCCTCCTCGCCTTCCAGCAGACCTCCGCCCCCTTCAAACGCTCCGGCATAGGAGCCCAGATACAGATCGGTTTCCACCTCGCTCCCGTCCACAGTCAGCACCGGAAGCTCCAGGCTGTGCAGTGAGGTGACAAAGGGGTAGAGCAGGGTGATGTCCTGATCCGTTTCCCCATGGTTGGTCAGGGTGTACTCGTCGGTAACCAGGATGTGGTCGTCGTACCGCTCCAGCTCCAATTCCTCATCCCACACCGGTATCCACGGGGCAAAGTCCAGGGTAATGGCCCGTTGGGCGGTAATGTTTTTGTTTTCCTCCCGCAATGTCATGGGAAGCACCGGCCCGGCGTAGGACTGAAACGCAGACGCGCCGCTGGCTCCACTGTCACTGCCGCTGCGCCCGCCCAGCAGAGGCAGCAGCCGCACCACGCCCACCACCAGACACACACAGGCGGCCAGAGCGGCCCATCGTTTCCAGTGATATTTTGTTTTTCTCCTTCTGGGTTCCAGGGCCGGGTCAAGTATCTCATCGTTCAGGTGGCTGATGGCCTCAAAGAGGCACTCGCTCTGTTTGCTCATAACACCACGCCCTCCTTCTCCAGCGCCTGACGCAGACTCTGGCGCAGCCGCCGCAGCCGTTGGGCCAGTCCGTTGGAGGAACAGCCTAGTCCGGCCGCCAGTTCTTTGACTGCCTCTCCGCACCAGTACCGGCGGAGAAACAAATCCCGCTCCTCCTCATCCAGAGTCTGAAGCCACCGCTCCACCGCCCGGGCCACCTCCTGGGCCTCCCACTGCTCCTCCGCGCTGGGCACCGCCGGGACGCACTCCTCCAGTTCCAGCACCAACGCCTCCATTCCCCCGCCCCGCTTGGCGCTGTACCGCTGCCGCCAGCGGTCAATGGACAGGTTGCGCACGATGCGGCACAGGTAGGCCCGCAGACTGTTGGGCCGCTGAGGCGGCATGGTATTCCAGGCCCGGTGCCAGGTGTCGTTGACGCACTCCTCCGCGTCGGGCCGGCTTTGCAGAATGTTGTAGGAGACGCTGCGGCACACCGGGCCGTACTTCTCCTCCGAGGCGGTAATGGCCCGCTCCTCCCGCTTCCAGTATAAGGCCACGATCTGCTTGTCCTCCATGTGGGTTCCCCCCTTTTCCCTTCACCTATTCAGACGGAATTGCCCGGGGAATATGACCAAAATTCTTTCTTTTATTGTACCATGGGAGAAAAATCCTGCCAATGCTCTCGTCCCGCCATTGCGAAACAGTCTCCCCTGTGCTACAATTTATCCCGATGTTTGGAAATTTCTCAGAAAAGAGGGTTTATTTATGTATCCCATCTATGTTTTGATCGCGCTGCTGCCCCCGGTAGCTATGCTGATCGTGGGTATCTGGTGGAAGGTATCTCCCCCCAAGATGGAGGGAAAAGGTCTGGCCTACCGCACCCAACTGTCTACCAAGAGCCCGGAGGCGTGGGCCTTCGCCCACAAGCACTGCGCCCGGCTGTGGGTGCGCATGGGCGTGATTCTGACTGCGGCGGCGGGCATCGCCATGTACCTGCTGCGGGACCAGGACTACCAGACCTTCCTGATCTGGATCCTGGCGGGCGAGATGGCTTTGTTCTGCGTCTCCGCCTTCCTGGTGGACGCCCTGCTGAAAGCAAATTTTGAAGAATAAGTAAGAAGTGGCCCGTCCGGCATAGCCGGACGGGCCTTTTTTGTCTATGAGGATAGGCAGACCTGGGCCAATACGGCGGCCAGTTTGGTTTGGTAGCCCTCCTGACGGAGCATCGCCTCCTCCTCCGGGTTGGAGAGAAAGCCGCACTCCACCAACACCGCCGGACAGTCCACGTGATTCATCAGGTACACATTGTCGCCGATTGGCTTGGCCTGACGGCTGTTATCAGGCTGCAAATTGGTCTGAATTTCCTGCTGGAAGGACTCCGCCAGGGCCTGAGAATCCTGGGTAGGAGCAAAGAAAACCTGTGAGCCGTGGTATTGACTTTGGGAGAAGATATTCTGGTGGATACTCACCAGCACCGCTCCCTCCAGTGACTGCACGGTCTCGGCCCGGTTGTGCAGGTCGGAAACCTTCTTCTCCCGTAACGTTTCCGCCTCCGGGTCGTGAAGGGAGATATCCTCCTCCCGCATCAGGTAGCTGTTCTCCCCGTAAAAGCCCAACAGGGCGTCCAGACGTTTGGCAATAGCCAGATTGATCTGGCTCTCCGGTACCCCAGTCACCGACACTGCACCTCCGTCTTCCCCGCCGTGCCCCGGATCGACCACCCAAACCCGCTCTCCTTCCGGCCAGGAAGCCGCCGGAGTAGCCGCGCCCAGATAGGTCTGCACCAACATTCCCGCACTCAGCACCGCCAACAGCCCCGCTAAAATCAGCAGGGACCCCCATCTCATCCTCTTCAACCGCACATCCCCCCTCCCCGTATTCTATGGAGCGGGGAGGTCGACTATGTATGGACCCTCCCGCCCTGAGGTGCATAGGATGCACCGGAGGCCGCTCAGCCTCCCAATCCCAACCGAGGAGGAATGATCTTGAATATGGAAAATGGCAGCTCCTGCCCCCTGCCCAGCTGCCCGGACCGCTATGGCACTCTGCCGTCCTGCGCGGGTCTGTCGGTGCCCTATGTTCCCTTCCAACAGGAAGGTTCTCAGAAATATAGCCAGAGCGACGCGCTGAGCAACGGCACTCTGTTTCCCGGCCTGAATCTTCCCTTCCGCCTGAAGGTGGAGGGCAGCACCGTCCCTGCCGGTCCTCTGGCCGAGCTCCAGGCTCTGGAGTTTGTGGTCGCGGAGCTTGGCATGTATCTGGATACACACCCCAGCGACCAGGAGGTCTTCGACCTGTTTCAGAAGTACGTCGCCATGGAGAAGAGCGCCCGGGAGACCTATCAGGCCAAGTTCGGCCCTCTGACCCAGAGCGCCTCCGCCAACGGGGAGAGCTATCAGTGGCTCAAGGAGCCCTGGCCCTGGAACTATGCGCAAAACGAGGTGAAATGACATGTTTCTTTATGAGAAAAAGCTGCAGTTCCCGGTAAAGGTGGCCACTCCCAACCCCAAGCTGGCCTCCTTCATCATCAGCCAGTACGGCGGCCCCGACGGCGAGGTTGGTGCGGCTATGCGTTACCTCTCCCAGCGCTACGCCATGCCCTATGCGGAGGCCAAAGGCCTGCTCACCGACATCGGCACCGAGGAGCTGGGCCACATGGAGATGGTGGCCGCTCTGGTCCATCAGCTCACCCGGAACCTGAGCGACGAGGAGGTGCGCAATAACGCCTCCTTCGCCCCCTACTTTGTAGACCACACCACCGGCGTCTACCCCACCGCCGCTTCCGGCTTCCCCTGGAGTGCGGGAGGCATGCAGTCCACCGGCGACGTGATCGCCGACCTCACCGAGGACCTTGCCGCGGAACAGAAAGCCCGCGTCACATACGATAACATCCTGCGTCTCAGCGATGATCCTGACGTGAACAACGTCATCCGCTTCCTGCGGGAGCGGGAGATCGTCCACTTCCAGCGCTTTGGCGAGTGCCTGCGGCTGTGCAAGGAGAAGATGGATGCCAAAAACATCTATCTCACCAACCCCGCCTTTGACCGCTCCCCCACTCAACAGCCACGCACCGGAATGGCGAAGGGCTGACCTCAGCGGAACTGAATTTCAAAAGAACAAGGCCGGGAGGCGCTCCGTTTGGAGCGCCTCCCGGCCTCTTATGTGTTCCGGTGGATTGGCTTTTATCTCATCCGTTGGATGTCTCTCACGCGCCCAGCAGTTCCTGCGCAATGGGGTCGTTGGCATCCATGACAATGACGCGCCGATTTTTAGCGCCCTCACTCTCTACAAACTTTCCGTTAGCATCCCGGTCCTGTCCCCGGACAAAGGGATCTGCTTCAAAGCCCAGTCCGATGGTCGTCAGCTGGTCCTCGGGAACGCCAAAGGCGCTGACCAGCAGATCCTTTACCGCAGCTGCCCGGCGGTTGGACAGATCCACTCGGTCCTGCTGATCTCCATCGGTAGCCGTAGTCCCGGCCAGCAGGATGGGATGGTCCGGATGGGCAAGGATGACCTCGGCCACAGGCTTAAGAGCCTCCTTTGCGGCCGCCTCATCCAGGAAGGCATCACTTTCCGCCTTGAACATCACCTGGGTGGAGTTGAGCTCAAAGGGGGTCTCGAAGACCAGGGGCTCCTCCTCCACGGTGACCGAACCGGCGGTACTCTGCTCCTCCGGGCCGTGGATTTTGAGGGTATACTGAATGGTGTCCTTTTTATCTGCCCAGACGTAGATATAATAGGTGGTCTTGGGAGATAGCTGCATACTCTCCGTAGCCGCCTCTCCGCTCTGATTTGCGTTCAGAGTATACCGGTGCATGGTTTCGCCATACATATTATAGACACGCAGACAAAAATCCCCGGTTCCAGGCGTTTTGTTCACCGTGGTGACTTCATAGGTGGCGTTCTCCACCGAGTTGGTTGTAAATGCATACCACTGCCCCCGTCCGTCGCTCACCTTGCCGGAGACCTCCGTCTCCAGAGGGATCATGCCGCCTTCGTCCTGGTTGGTACCGGCAAGGATCTCCTGTCCAGCCACGGCTCCCACCGACTCGGACACGCTTCCGGCGGTGGAATAACCGGACTTCTGCTCCTCCGGGTCCCGGATGATGAGGGAATAGGAGATAATATCTCCCTTTTCCGCCCAGATATAGATGTAATAGGTAGTGCTGGCGGGCAATTCCAGATCCAGCGTGGAAGCGCGTCCCGCTTGATTGGCATCCAAAGTGTACGAGTGCATCTTCTCACCATAGGCATTGTAGATACTCAGGCAGAGATCGCTGGTATCCAAGGTCTTGTTTACGGTGGTGATCCGGTAGGTGGCATTCTCGGTGGAGCTGGTGGTAAAGGCATACCACAGGCCGCCATCCTGGGTGGTCTTTCCGGTGAGCTTGGTGTTCAGGGGCAGCAATACTGCCTCATTTTGATTGGTTCCGCCCCGGAGCATCTCAGTGGCCTCACCCATAGACTCCAGTCCGTCTGCTGCCACAATCAGCGAGCCGTTATCCGGCTTATTATTTTCCTGCGTTGAAACGTCCTCCGTGGGTTGGGAGCTGCCCGCTCCCTGGGACGAGGTATCTGACGCATTTTTCCCACCGCAGGCGGTCAGGGACAAAACCAGCGTCACAGCCAGTATCCATGCAGCTGTCTTTTTCATGTTTTTTCTCTCCCTTCCCGGTTATCTCTGCACGGCTCCATCTTCCGGAGCGTGGACTGTCAGAGAGTATTGGATGGTATCACCCTTCTCCGCCGCGAGATAGATGTAATAGGTGGTGTCAGGGGGCAGTTCCAGGTCCAGGGTGGATGCCTTTCCACTTTGTTCCGCATTCAGAGTATATTGATGCATTTGCTCTCCATATTGGTTAAGGACCTTCAGATTCAGCGCTCCCGTTCCCCGGGTCATGTTCACTGTGGTCAGGCGGTAGGTGGCATTTTCAGCGGAATTGGTGGAGAAGGCGTACCACTGGCCCTCTCCCCGGCTCACCTTGCCATCCAGCCGGGCGTTCAGGGGGATGAGCTGGGCGTCATCCTGGTTGGTTGCAGCAAAAATCTCCAGCTCGTCCTTTGCCTCAGGCCCAGGCTGGGCCACGTTGTTCTCCGGCTCTTGCCCGTCCGGGCTGCGGAGGATCAGGGAATAGGAGATGACATCTCCCTTGTCGGCCCAGACCTTCAC
Encoded here:
- a CDS encoding manganese catalase family protein; this translates as MFLYEKKLQFPVKVATPNPKLASFIISQYGGPDGEVGAAMRYLSQRYAMPYAEAKGLLTDIGTEELGHMEMVAALVHQLTRNLSDEEVRNNASFAPYFVDHTTGVYPTAASGFPWSAGGMQSTGDVIADLTEDLAAEQKARVTYDNILRLSDDPDVNNVIRFLREREIVHFQRFGECLRLCKEKMDAKNIYLTNPAFDRSPTQQPRTGMAKG
- a CDS encoding tyrosine-type recombinase/integrase produces the protein MIDYRTEAPPILRDFLVYHETIQGHSRATVDEYFLDLRSFFRFLKLDKGRVAKDTPFDEISIDDVDLDLVRGVTLSDVYAYMNYLSRDRAVHPNSSDAHYGLAPAARARKAAAIRSFYKYLSSKAKLITENPMQDLDAPRLKKTLPRYLNLDESVELLSHVDGPNQVRDYCILTLFLNCGLRISELIGLNVTDVRGDQLRVLGKGNKERVLFLNEACRSALDDWMTERSTLTLLDQNALFVTPRNRQRITRAAVHKLVKKHLSAAGLDSTKYSSHKLRHTAATLMLQNGVDVRTLQEVLGHDHLNTTQIYTHVDNDDLRTAARANPLAKVRKPKKEAKQQDE
- a CDS encoding spore coat protein CotJB; translated protein: MENGSSCPLPSCPDRYGTLPSCAGLSVPYVPFQQEGSQKYSQSDALSNGTLFPGLNLPFRLKVEGSTVPAGPLAELQALEFVVAELGMYLDTHPSDQEVFDLFQKYVAMEKSARETYQAKFGPLTQSASANGESYQWLKEPWPWNYAQNEVK
- a CDS encoding SdpI family protein → MYPIYVLIALLPPVAMLIVGIWWKVSPPKMEGKGLAYRTQLSTKSPEAWAFAHKHCARLWVRMGVILTAAAGIAMYLLRDQDYQTFLIWILAGEMALFCVSAFLVDALLKANFEE
- a CDS encoding sigma-70 family RNA polymerase sigma factor — its product is MEDKQIVALYWKREERAITASEEKYGPVCRSVSYNILQSRPDAEECVNDTWHRAWNTMPPQRPNSLRAYLCRIVRNLSIDRWRQRYSAKRGGGMEALVLELEECVPAVPSAEEQWEAQEVARAVERWLQTLDEEERDLFLRRYWCGEAVKELAAGLGCSSNGLAQRLRRLRQSLRQALEKEGVVL
- the radA gene encoding DNA repair protein RadA translates to MKEKILYYCTECGNETPKWQGKCPACGAWNTIVERPAEKSSKKGPVRSVGSGLGVAVNRPKPIAQVETTDELRFPTGMGELDRVLGGGAVKGSLVLVGGAPGIGKSTLMLQICGSLCRFANVLYVSGEESERQIKLRAERLKVGGEGLYLLSETSLDNLVDAVHELKPDILIVDSIQTLYHGDLSASPGSVSQVKECTMALMQLAKGEGLTIFVIGHVNKEGSIAGPKVLEHMVDCVLYFEGERHMSYRILRAAKNRFGATNEIGVFEMEDGGLSEVPNPSETLLAGRPEGVPGSCVTCVMEGVRPVLAEVQALVVPSSLGNPRRVSNGFEYNRAMLLLAVLEKRGGLLLGGCDAYLNVIGGLSLDEPAADLAAMMAMASSFRDKPVPSDLAAIGEVGLTGELRAVNTLGQRLSEVRRLGFTKCLIPKRTQGKLVVPEGLELIRVANIREALAALL
- the tnpA gene encoding IS200/IS605 family transposase — its product is MKEKDIGNLQHTTWRCQYHIVFAPKYRRLAIYGQIKKDVGQILRKLCEQKGVEIIEAEACPDHIHMLISIPPKYSVSQIMGYLKGKSSLMIFDRHANLKYKYGDRHFWARGYYVDTVGRNKKQIQEYIRSQLEEDKIADQISIKEFIDPFTGSKNPKA
- a CDS encoding PadR family transcriptional regulator — encoded protein: MIPSQMLKGTLEGCVLAIISKQETYGYEISQQLMAYGFGKITEGTIYPLLLRLEKNGSICATYKTSDVGPRRKYYQLTPTGQEALNDFFQSYCELSNAVHHLMEDMKGGVSGE
- a CDS encoding N-acetylmuramoyl-L-alanine amidase, producing MRWGSLLILAGLLAVLSAGMLVQTYLGAATPAASWPEGERVWVVDPGHGGEDGGAVSVTGVPESQINLAIAKRLDALLGFYGENSYLMREEDISLHDPEAETLREKKVSDLHNRAETVQSLEGAVLVSIHQNIFSQSQYHGSQVFFAPTQDSQALAESFQQEIQTNLQPDNSRQAKPIGDNVYLMNHVDCPAVLVECGFLSNPEEEAMLRQEGYQTKLAAVLAQVCLSS
- a CDS encoding Na+/H+ antiporter NhaC family protein; amino-acid sequence: METLTLLLFCAALVVCVALNWSILYALAVGLVIFLAYGRRRGYGWRELGSMCLDGVKTARNILVTFLLIGVLTALWRASGTIPAIISYTTPFIQPSVFLMMTFLLNCLVSVLTGTAFGAAATMGVICATLGTAMGVPLVLIGGAVLSGVFFGDRCSPVSTSALLVAELTQTSIFDNIRAMLRTSWLPFVVTSLLYLFVGMATPHTQTSLDLAALFETEFQLHWIALLPALVIFALALGRVPVKWAMGASILSAIPICLLLQRVQPVELLHCALLGYQAREEAVGAMLNGGGVISMVKVAVIVCISSAYSGIFQKTRLLDGLQQAILTLSRRITPYGAMLCTGVLASAVACNQTLAIILTHQLCKDAQPSREETAIALEDTAVVAAPLIPWSIAAGVPLASVGAPMVSICFAFFLYLLPLWRLGTELVKVKCKRG